The following are from one region of the Shinella sp. PSBB067 genome:
- a CDS encoding outer membrane protein assembly factor BamD, whose amino-acid sequence MVVAGSVGVKKTARIVYLSLFAMASSVVLSACQSDPDIDITKLSGETESADTLYNQGLANLNAGKVSEAGRKFEAVDRQNPFSDQARKSLVMLAFTNYRQGRNEEAISAGKRYLSLYPGSEDAAYAQYIVGLAYWKQIPSVTQDQRASQQTIEAMQAVIDNYPNSEYVEDAQAKIRFARDQLAGKEMQVGRYYLERKEYIAAATRFRVVVEKYPMTNQIEEALARLVETYYAMGVDSEAQTAAAVLGHNYPDSQWYSDSYKLLQTKGLEPRENSGSWIARAGKKLIGA is encoded by the coding sequence ATGGTTGTTGCAGGGTCTGTTGGTGTGAAGAAGACGGCGCGCATTGTCTATCTTTCGCTTTTCGCTATGGCGTCTTCGGTCGTTCTTTCCGCTTGCCAGTCGGATCCGGACATCGACATCACGAAGCTCTCGGGCGAAACCGAATCCGCCGACACGCTCTATAACCAGGGCCTGGCCAACCTCAATGCCGGCAAGGTGAGCGAGGCAGGCCGCAAGTTCGAGGCGGTCGACCGGCAGAACCCGTTCTCCGACCAGGCGCGCAAGTCGCTCGTCATGCTCGCCTTCACGAATTACCGCCAGGGCCGCAACGAGGAGGCGATCTCCGCCGGCAAGCGCTATCTTTCGCTCTATCCGGGATCGGAAGACGCCGCCTATGCGCAGTACATCGTCGGCCTTGCCTACTGGAAGCAGATCCCGAGCGTGACGCAGGACCAGCGCGCCTCGCAGCAGACCATCGAGGCGATGCAGGCCGTCATCGACAACTATCCGAACTCGGAATATGTCGAGGACGCACAGGCGAAGATCCGCTTTGCCCGCGACCAGCTCGCCGGCAAGGAAATGCAGGTGGGCCGCTACTACCTGGAGCGCAAGGAATATATCGCGGCGGCGACCCGCTTCCGCGTGGTCGTCGAGAAATATCCGATGACGAACCAGATCGAGGAGGCGCTGGCGCGTCTCGTCGAGACCTATTACGCCATGGGCGTCGACAGCGAGGCGCAGACGGCGGCCGCCGTCCTCGGCCACAACTACCCGGACAGCCAGTGGTACTCCGACAGCTACAAGCTTCTGCAGACCAAGGGTCTGGAGCCGCGTGAAAATTCCGGTTCCTGGATCGCCCGCGCCGGCAAGAAGCTGATCGGCGCCTGA
- a CDS encoding TIGR02588 family protein gives MTRSRSGRHRERHDAHWIEWVTGILSAALVAAMLGWIGWEAFTRQATPPDLSVTLLTTVRTGSGYRVAFDIYNTATTTAAAVTVVGRLSEGGRVIEESQVIFDYVAAESKSTGAILFENDPAGRIVDIRAGGYTDP, from the coding sequence ATGACCCGATCCCGAAGCGGCCGCCACCGGGAACGCCACGACGCGCACTGGATCGAATGGGTGACCGGGATTCTCTCGGCCGCCCTCGTTGCGGCAATGCTGGGCTGGATCGGCTGGGAGGCCTTCACCCGCCAGGCCACGCCGCCCGACCTTTCCGTCACTCTCCTGACGACGGTCAGGACCGGTTCCGGCTACCGCGTCGCCTTCGACATCTACAACACCGCGACCACCACCGCCGCGGCCGTCACCGTCGTCGGGCGGTTGTCGGAAGGCGGGCGGGTGATCGAGGAGAGCCAGGTGATCTTCGATTACGTCGCGGCGGAATCGAAATCGACGGGAGCCATCCTGTTCGAAAACGATCCCGCAGGCCGCATCGTGGACATCCGGGCGGGCGGTTATACCGACCCATGA
- a CDS encoding DEAD/DEAH box helicase, with product MTSFEGLAPAMAKALEKRGYTTLTPVQVAVSDPKIGDADALVSAQTGSGKTVAFGLALAPTLLGEEDRFGRAASPLALVIAPTRELAMQVKRELEWLYEMTGAVIGSCVGGMDVRTERRALERGAHIIVGTPGRLRDHITRGNLDLSDIRAVVLDEADEMLDLGFREDLEFILEAAPEDRRTLMFSATVPKEIAALAKNYQRNAMRISTAAEKEQHVDIDYRALLTAPADRENAIINTLRYYDAQNAIVFCSTRAAVNHLTARFNNRGFSVVALSGELSQNERTHALQAMRDGRARVCIATDVAARGIDLPNLELVVHADLPTNPDTLLHRSGRTGRAGRKGVSALIVPLNARRKAERLLQIANLKANWATPPSVEEILRRDDERLLADPTLTDRIAEDEEASVEALLAAFDARQLAAAVARFFKAGRSAPEDLIEVSLEQRKPRERGNDVIPAETKRPRDSFASSVWISISVGRKQRAEPRWLIPMLCRNGNITKNEIGAIKMQPEETYVELSADASDGFLGALGPNSMLERGISVKVLEGMPDLTPQFYERTPGEKSPRYDRPERRADWKPKGEFEKKPRFEKKREFDRPEGAGAKPHWKDRDDKAASDKKPRFEKKREFDKPEGAGAKPHWKDREDGGKKPAKPFAGGKPFKGKRDDKPGRPDGAPKPKARKPERS from the coding sequence ATGACGAGTTTTGAAGGCCTCGCTCCGGCGATGGCAAAGGCGTTGGAAAAACGCGGCTACACCACCTTGACGCCGGTGCAGGTCGCCGTCTCCGATCCGAAGATCGGCGATGCCGACGCGCTGGTCTCCGCGCAGACCGGCTCCGGCAAGACCGTCGCCTTCGGCCTCGCCCTCGCCCCGACTTTGCTTGGAGAAGAGGACCGCTTCGGCCGCGCGGCAAGCCCGCTCGCCCTCGTCATCGCCCCGACGCGCGAACTTGCCATGCAGGTCAAGCGCGAGCTGGAGTGGCTCTACGAGATGACCGGCGCCGTCATCGGCTCCTGCGTCGGCGGCATGGACGTGCGCACCGAGCGGCGCGCGCTGGAGCGCGGCGCGCATATCATCGTCGGCACGCCGGGCCGCCTGCGCGACCACATCACCCGGGGCAACCTCGATCTTTCCGACATCCGCGCCGTCGTGCTCGACGAGGCCGACGAGATGCTCGACCTCGGCTTCCGCGAGGACCTGGAGTTCATCCTGGAAGCCGCGCCGGAGGACCGCCGCACGCTGATGTTCTCGGCGACCGTGCCGAAGGAGATCGCCGCGCTTGCGAAGAACTACCAGCGCAATGCGATGCGCATATCGACCGCCGCCGAGAAGGAACAGCACGTCGACATCGACTATCGTGCCCTGCTCACCGCCCCGGCCGACCGCGAAAACGCCATCATCAACACGCTGCGCTACTACGATGCGCAGAACGCCATCGTCTTCTGCTCGACGCGCGCGGCGGTGAACCACCTGACCGCCCGCTTCAACAACCGCGGCTTCTCCGTCGTCGCCCTTTCCGGCGAACTCAGCCAGAACGAGCGCACCCACGCCCTTCAGGCCATGCGCGACGGCCGCGCCCGCGTCTGCATTGCCACCGACGTCGCCGCCCGCGGCATCGACCTGCCGAACCTCGAACTGGTCGTCCATGCCGACCTGCCGACCAATCCCGATACCCTGCTGCACCGCTCGGGCCGCACCGGCCGCGCCGGCCGCAAGGGCGTCAGCGCCCTCATCGTGCCGCTTAACGCCCGCCGCAAGGCCGAGCGTCTCCTGCAGATCGCCAACCTCAAGGCGAACTGGGCGACGCCCCCTTCCGTCGAGGAGATCCTGCGCCGCGACGACGAGCGCCTGCTTGCCGATCCGACCCTCACGGACAGGATCGCCGAGGACGAGGAAGCATCCGTCGAGGCGCTGCTGGCGGCATTCGACGCGCGCCAGCTCGCCGCCGCCGTCGCGCGCTTCTTCAAGGCCGGCCGTTCCGCGCCGGAGGACCTGATCGAGGTCTCGCTGGAACAGCGCAAGCCGCGCGAGCGCGGCAACGACGTCATTCCCGCCGAAACCAAGCGCCCGCGCGACAGCTTCGCTTCCAGCGTCTGGATCTCCATTTCGGTTGGCCGCAAGCAGCGTGCCGAGCCGCGCTGGCTGATCCCCATGCTCTGCCGCAACGGCAACATCACCAAGAACGAGATCGGCGCGATCAAGATGCAGCCGGAAGAGACCTATGTGGAGCTCTCCGCCGATGCCTCCGACGGCTTCCTCGGCGCGCTCGGCCCGAACAGCATGCTGGAGCGCGGCATCAGCGTGAAGGTACTGGAAGGCATGCCCGACCTGACGCCGCAGTTCTATGAGCGCACGCCCGGCGAGAAGTCGCCGCGCTACGACCGCCCGGAACGCCGCGCCGACTGGAAGCCGAAGGGCGAATTCGAAAAGAAGCCGCGCTTCGAGAAGAAGCGTGAGTTCGACAGGCCGGAGGGTGCCGGCGCCAAGCCGCACTGGAAGGACCGCGACGACAAGGCCGCTTCCGACAAGAAGCCCCGGTTCGAGAAGAAGCGCGAGTTCGACAAGCCGGAAGGCGCGGGCGCAAAGCCGCACTGGAAGGATCGCGAGGACGGCGGCAAGAAGCCTGCCAAGCCCTTTGCCGGCGGCAAGCCCTTCAAGGGCAAGCGCGACGACAAGCCCGGCAGGCCGGACGGCGCGCCGAAGCCGAAGGCGAGGAAGCCGGAGCGCTCCTAG
- a CDS encoding M23 family metallopeptidase, with translation MEIPLLILVTTQILLPLFFLMWLWLPRPADRLGWAMRVFYGACYFAFITVVGRWDFISSALAVVLPVVFIALAMLSFTRVRDRPRNASASVMRAHGLTAAMAVFFLALATRALSGYGYQETAVELAFPFAAGTYYIGQGGSATAINSHYADQSQRYALDIVALNGFGARARGLMPQDLTRYVIYGREVKSPCTGVAVSTHDGIDDNRISETNTAAPAGNHIVLACGTARILLAHFQKGSIAVRGGEIVMKGETLGRVGNSGNSSEPHLHMHAYLGGTLDYTTGQGVPMTFDGRFLVRGSTVTIP, from the coding sequence ATGGAAATACCCCTTCTCATCCTCGTGACGACGCAGATCCTGCTCCCGCTTTTCTTCCTCATGTGGCTGTGGCTGCCGCGTCCGGCCGACCGGCTCGGATGGGCCATGCGCGTGTTCTACGGGGCGTGCTACTTCGCCTTCATTACCGTCGTCGGGCGCTGGGATTTCATCAGTTCCGCGCTCGCGGTCGTCCTTCCGGTCGTCTTCATCGCCCTTGCCATGCTCTCCTTCACCCGGGTGCGCGACCGGCCCCGCAACGCGTCGGCCTCGGTCATGCGCGCCCACGGCCTGACGGCGGCCATGGCGGTGTTCTTCCTCGCGCTCGCCACTCGCGCGCTCTCCGGTTACGGCTACCAGGAAACCGCCGTGGAGCTCGCCTTTCCCTTCGCCGCCGGCACCTACTACATCGGCCAGGGCGGCAGCGCGACGGCGATCAATTCCCACTACGCCGACCAGAGCCAGCGCTACGCGCTCGACATCGTCGCGCTCAACGGCTTCGGCGCAAGGGCGCGCGGGCTGATGCCGCAGGACCTCACGCGCTACGTCATCTATGGCCGGGAGGTGAAGAGCCCCTGCACGGGCGTCGCCGTCTCGACCCACGACGGCATCGACGACAACCGCATCTCCGAAACCAACACCGCCGCGCCGGCCGGAAACCACATCGTCCTGGCCTGCGGAACGGCCCGCATCCTGCTGGCGCATTTCCAGAAGGGATCGATCGCCGTCAGGGGCGGCGAGATCGTCATGAAGGGCGAAACGCTCGGCCGCGTCGGCAATTCCGGCAACTCCTCCGAGCCGCACCTGCACATGCACGCCTATCTCGGCGGCACGCTCGACTACACCACCGGACAGGGCGTGCCGATGACCTTCGACGGCCGCTTCCTCGTGCGCGGCTCGACCGTCACGATCCCCTGA
- the ligA gene encoding NAD-dependent DNA ligase LigA, whose product MANAKTPVETLTEEEAAAELAYLAAEIARHDELYHGQDAPEISDADYDALKRRNEAVEARFPALVRDDSPSRRVGSAPLATFAPITHSRPMLSLDNTFSDEDVRDFVASVYRFLGRLPDDSIAFTAEPKIDGLSMSIRYENGRLASAATRGDGTTGENVTANVLTIAEIPNRLPAGAPDIVEVRGEVYMAKSDFLALNEKMAAEGKQTYVNPRNTAAGSLRQLDASVTASRKLRFFAYAWGEMSAMPADTQFGMIGVLKSWGFPVNPMTERLTRVDDIIAHYREIGLARPDLDYDIDGVVYKVDELALQERLGSRSRSPRWATAHKFPAEQAFTTVERIDIQVGRTGALTPVARLAPVTVGGVVVTNATLHNADYIEGIGNSGERIREEGHDIRIGDTVIVQRAGDVIPQVLDVVMEKRPAEALPYAFPKTCPVCGSHAVRERHEKTGRLDSVTRCTGGFVCRAQAVEHLKHFVSRNAFDIEGLGAKQIDFFFEAEDPSLTIRTAPDIFTLEKRQASSLTKLENIDGFGKVSVRKLFDAIDARRSIALNRFIYALGIRHVGETNAKLLARAYGTYAAFEEAMRASAPLSGEAWSELNSIDGIGEVVARAIVEFYKEPRNLDVLGRLLQEVTPQAAEAVVAMSSPVAGKTVVFTGSLEKMTRDEAKAMAERLGAKVAGSVSKKTDLVVAGPGAGSKLDKAREFGVEVIDEDGWFDRIRGS is encoded by the coding sequence ATGGCGAACGCGAAGACCCCCGTCGAGACCCTGACCGAAGAAGAAGCCGCAGCGGAGCTCGCCTATCTGGCGGCGGAGATCGCGCGGCATGACGAGCTCTACCACGGGCAGGACGCGCCGGAGATTTCGGATGCAGACTACGACGCGCTGAAGCGCCGCAACGAGGCGGTCGAGGCGCGCTTTCCCGCGCTCGTCCGCGACGACAGCCCGTCGCGCCGCGTCGGCTCCGCGCCGCTTGCGACCTTCGCACCGATCACCCATTCCCGCCCGATGCTCTCGCTCGACAACACGTTCTCCGATGAGGACGTGCGGGATTTCGTCGCCTCGGTCTACCGCTTCCTCGGCCGCCTGCCGGACGATTCGATCGCCTTCACCGCCGAGCCGAAGATCGACGGGCTTTCCATGTCGATCCGCTACGAGAACGGCCGCCTTGCGAGTGCCGCGACGCGCGGCGACGGCACGACGGGCGAGAACGTCACGGCCAATGTGCTGACCATCGCCGAAATCCCCAATCGCCTGCCGGCCGGGGCGCCTGATATCGTGGAGGTGCGCGGCGAGGTCTATATGGCCAAGAGCGACTTCCTCGCCCTCAACGAGAAGATGGCGGCCGAGGGCAAGCAGACCTACGTCAACCCGCGCAACACGGCCGCCGGCTCGCTCCGCCAGCTCGATGCATCGGTGACGGCGAGCCGCAAGCTGCGCTTCTTCGCCTATGCCTGGGGCGAGATGTCGGCAATGCCGGCGGACACGCAGTTCGGCATGATCGGGGTGCTGAAGTCCTGGGGCTTTCCCGTCAATCCGATGACCGAGCGGCTGACCCGCGTCGACGACATCATCGCGCACTACCGCGAGATCGGCCTTGCCCGCCCGGACCTCGACTACGACATCGACGGCGTCGTCTACAAGGTGGACGAACTGGCGCTGCAGGAGCGGCTCGGCTCCCGCTCCCGCTCGCCGCGCTGGGCGACGGCGCACAAGTTTCCGGCCGAGCAGGCCTTCACCACGGTCGAGAGGATCGACATCCAGGTCGGGCGCACCGGCGCGCTGACGCCGGTCGCGCGCCTTGCGCCCGTCACGGTCGGCGGCGTGGTCGTCACCAATGCGACTTTGCACAATGCCGACTATATCGAGGGCATTGGCAACAGCGGCGAGCGCATCCGCGAGGAGGGGCACGACATCCGCATCGGCGATACCGTCATCGTGCAGCGGGCCGGCGACGTCATCCCGCAGGTGCTCGACGTGGTGATGGAAAAGCGCCCGGCGGAGGCGCTGCCCTACGCGTTCCCGAAGACATGCCCGGTCTGCGGCAGCCATGCCGTGCGCGAGCGCCACGAAAAGACGGGGCGGCTCGATTCGGTCACCCGCTGCACCGGCGGCTTCGTCTGCCGCGCGCAGGCGGTGGAGCACCTCAAGCACTTCGTCTCGCGCAACGCCTTCGATATCGAGGGGCTGGGCGCAAAGCAGATCGATTTCTTCTTCGAGGCGGAAGACCCTTCGCTCACGATCCGCACCGCGCCCGACATTTTCACGCTGGAGAAGCGGCAGGCGAGCTCGCTGACCAAGCTGGAGAACATCGACGGCTTCGGCAAGGTGAGCGTGCGCAAGCTCTTCGACGCCATCGACGCCCGGCGATCCATCGCCCTCAACCGCTTCATCTATGCGCTCGGCATCCGCCATGTCGGCGAGACGAACGCCAAGCTGCTGGCGCGGGCCTACGGCACCTATGCCGCCTTCGAGGAGGCGATGAGGGCATCGGCGCCGCTTTCGGGCGAGGCGTGGAGCGAACTCAACAGCATCGACGGCATCGGCGAGGTCGTCGCCCGGGCCATTGTGGAATTCTACAAGGAGCCGCGCAATCTCGACGTGCTCGGCCGGCTTCTCCAGGAGGTGACGCCGCAGGCCGCCGAGGCGGTGGTCGCGATGTCGAGCCCCGTGGCCGGCAAGACGGTGGTCTTTACCGGTTCGCTGGAAAAGATGACGCGCGACGAGGCCAAGGCCATGGCCGAGCGGCTGGGAGCGAAGGTTGCGGGGTCCGTTTCCAAGAAGACGGATCTCGTGGTCGCGGGCCCCGGTGCGGGCTCGAAGCTCGACAAGGCGCGCGAGTTCGGCGTCGAGGTGATCGACGAGGACGGCTGGTTCGACCGCATCAGGGGATCGTGA
- a CDS encoding TIGR02587 family membrane protein — MPEQASSVEAEEGEAGGFVTGLARGIAGALFLALPMLMTMEMWYLGFYIARERLLLLLLVNIPLLVLLAHRIGFEETFTWREAFRDATIAYGIGILTSAVVLAALGIVGRDMPASEIAGKLALQSVPASIGAMLGRSQLGQGTGQDDDERETPYHTELLLMATGALFVSLNIAPTEEIMVLAYKMTAWHAMAVILLSIGLMHGFVYAVSFIGGHELQPETPWWHAFVRFTLPGYIVALSVSLFALWIFESFGDSSATEMLHSLIVLGFPASLGAAAARLIL; from the coding sequence ATGCCGGAACAGGCGTCATCAGTTGAAGCCGAAGAGGGCGAAGCCGGCGGTTTCGTGACCGGCCTCGCCCGCGGCATCGCCGGCGCCCTCTTCCTGGCGCTGCCCATGCTGATGACCATGGAGATGTGGTATCTCGGCTTCTACATCGCCCGCGAGCGCCTGCTGCTGCTGCTTCTGGTCAATATCCCCCTGCTCGTCCTGCTCGCCCACCGCATCGGCTTCGAGGAAACCTTCACCTGGCGCGAAGCCTTCCGCGACGCGACCATCGCCTATGGCATCGGCATCCTCACCAGCGCGGTGGTGCTCGCCGCGCTCGGCATCGTCGGCAGGGACATGCCGGCAAGCGAGATCGCCGGCAAGCTCGCCCTGCAATCGGTCCCCGCCAGCATCGGCGCAATGCTCGGACGCAGCCAGCTCGGCCAGGGCACGGGCCAGGACGACGACGAGCGGGAAACACCCTACCACACCGAACTGCTGCTGATGGCGACGGGCGCCCTCTTCGTCTCCCTGAACATCGCCCCGACGGAGGAGATCATGGTGCTCGCCTACAAGATGACGGCGTGGCACGCGATGGCCGTCATCCTGCTCTCCATCGGCCTCATGCACGGCTTCGTCTACGCGGTCTCGTTCATCGGCGGCCACGAGCTCCAGCCGGAAACGCCCTGGTGGCACGCCTTCGTGCGCTTCACGCTGCCCGGCTATATCGTCGCCCTCTCCGTCAGCCTCTTCGCGCTCTGGATCTTCGAGAGCTTCGGCGACAGTTCCGCGACCGAGATGCTGCACTCCTTGATCGTGCTCGGCTTTCCCGCGTCCCTCGGCGCCGCCGCCGCACGCCTGATCCTCTAG
- the lpxC gene encoding UDP-3-O-acyl-N-acetylglucosamine deacetylase — protein sequence MTIGMLGFQTTISSPVTISGTGVHSGAAVSITFNPAEADSGVIFQRLHDDGTVSEYRAVSSQVGNTDLCTVLGFSPATSIATIEHVMAALYALGLDNVLIEVHGAEMPIMDGSSAPFIDAIDQVGLVALSVKRRYIRIVKPVRIEAGASWAEFLPYDGGTRFEVEIDFDCPLIGRQSWKGDLTPAAFRGELSRARTFGFMRDVERLWASGHALGSSLENSVVISDDNTVINVEGLRYAKDEFVRHKTLDAVGDLALAGAQFIGCYRSYRGGHKMNAHALQALLSDRTAYEVVESSSPRSRAGQRELIAVNAPEFAPWSL from the coding sequence ATGACGATCGGTATGCTCGGTTTCCAGACGACGATTTCCAGCCCGGTGACGATTTCCGGGACGGGCGTCCATTCCGGCGCGGCCGTTTCGATCACCTTCAACCCGGCCGAGGCCGACAGCGGCGTCATCTTCCAGCGCCTGCACGACGACGGCACGGTCAGCGAATACCGCGCCGTCTCCTCGCAGGTCGGCAACACGGACCTGTGCACCGTTCTCGGCTTCTCCCCGGCAACGTCGATCGCCACGATCGAGCACGTCATGGCCGCGCTCTACGCGCTCGGCCTCGACAATGTGCTGATCGAAGTGCACGGCGCCGAAATGCCGATCATGGACGGCAGCTCCGCGCCCTTCATCGACGCCATCGACCAGGTGGGCCTCGTCGCGCTTTCCGTGAAGCGCCGCTACATCCGCATCGTCAAGCCGGTGCGGATCGAGGCCGGCGCTTCCTGGGCCGAGTTCCTGCCCTATGACGGCGGCACGCGATTCGAGGTCGAGATCGATTTCGACTGCCCGCTGATCGGCCGCCAGTCCTGGAAGGGCGACCTGACGCCCGCCGCCTTCCGCGGCGAGCTTTCGCGTGCCCGCACCTTCGGCTTCATGCGCGATGTCGAGCGGCTCTGGGCGTCCGGCCATGCGCTCGGCTCGTCGCTGGAGAATTCCGTCGTCATCTCCGATGACAACACCGTGATCAACGTCGAGGGCCTGCGCTACGCCAAGGACGAATTCGTCCGCCACAAGACGCTCGACGCCGTGGGCGACCTTGCGCTTGCCGGCGCGCAGTTCATCGGCTGCTACCGCTCCTATCGCGGCGGCCACAAGATGAACGCCCATGCGCTGCAGGCGCTGCTCAGCGACCGCACCGCCTATGAGGTGGTCGAATCCTCTTCGCCGCGCTCGCGTGCCGGCCAGCGCGAGCTGATCGCCGTCAATGCTCCGGAATTTGCGCCCTGGTCCCTGTGA
- the recN gene encoding DNA repair protein RecN, whose product MLAQLSIRDIVLIERLDLAFEPGLSVLTGETGAGKSILLDSLSLALGGRGDGSLVRHGIERGQVTAVFDVPMGHAARALLRDNGIDDDGDLIFRRQQSADGRTKAYVNDQPVSVQLMRQAGQLLVEIHGQHDDRALVDTDAHRLLLDAFGGLAEAAGDVGVLYHQWKDAERTLRRHRDKVEAAAREADYLRSSVEELEALSPQDGEEDALAEVRARMMKAERIAGDINEASEFLNGNASPVPLIAALVRRLERKSHEAPGLLEETVELLDQALNQLSDAQMAVEAALRKTEYDPKELERTEERLFALRAAARKYSVPVTGLPALAAKMIADLADLDAGEEKLVQLEARLGEMRAAYALAARSLSERRHHAADALAAAVMAELPALKLERARFTVEIATDPEGGAEEGIDTVEFHVQTNPGTRPGPIMKVASGGELSRFLLALKVALADRGSAPTLVFDEIDTGVGGAVADAIGQRLKRLSSTVQVLSVTHAPQVAARAATHLLISKGPVEGSETVATRVARMDDGARTEEIARMLAGASVTDEARAAAARLLSGGV is encoded by the coding sequence ATGCTGGCGCAGCTATCGATCCGCGATATTGTCCTGATCGAACGGCTCGACCTCGCATTCGAGCCGGGTCTTTCGGTGCTGACGGGCGAAACGGGCGCCGGCAAGTCCATCCTCCTCGACAGTCTGTCACTGGCGCTCGGCGGGCGCGGTGACGGTTCGCTGGTGCGCCACGGCATCGAGCGCGGCCAGGTGACGGCCGTCTTCGACGTGCCGATGGGCCATGCGGCGCGCGCGCTCCTGCGCGACAACGGCATCGACGACGACGGCGACCTCATCTTCCGCCGCCAGCAGTCCGCCGACGGCCGCACCAAGGCCTATGTCAACGACCAGCCGGTGTCCGTGCAGCTCATGCGGCAGGCCGGCCAGCTTCTCGTCGAGATCCACGGCCAGCACGACGACCGCGCGCTCGTGGATACCGACGCGCACCGCTTGCTGCTCGACGCGTTCGGCGGCCTTGCCGAGGCGGCGGGCGATGTCGGCGTGCTCTATCACCAGTGGAAGGATGCCGAGCGCACCCTGCGCCGCCACCGCGACAAGGTGGAGGCCGCGGCCCGCGAGGCGGATTACCTGCGGTCTTCCGTCGAGGAACTGGAAGCGCTTTCGCCGCAGGACGGCGAGGAGGATGCGCTGGCCGAGGTGCGCGCCCGCATGATGAAGGCCGAGCGCATCGCCGGCGACATCAACGAGGCGAGCGAGTTCCTGAACGGCAATGCCTCGCCCGTGCCGCTGATCGCCGCGCTCGTGCGCCGGCTGGAACGCAAGAGCCATGAGGCGCCGGGGCTGCTGGAGGAAACGGTCGAGCTGCTCGACCAGGCGCTGAACCAGCTTTCCGACGCGCAGATGGCCGTCGAGGCGGCGTTGCGCAAGACGGAATACGACCCGAAGGAACTGGAGCGCACGGAAGAGCGGCTGTTCGCGCTGCGCGCCGCCGCCCGCAAATATTCCGTGCCCGTTACCGGCCTCCCGGCGCTTGCGGCGAAGATGATCGCCGATCTTGCCGATCTCGATGCCGGCGAGGAGAAGCTGGTGCAGCTCGAAGCCCGCCTCGGCGAGATGCGCGCGGCCTATGCGCTCGCCGCCCGCTCGCTTTCCGAACGGCGGCACCATGCCGCCGATGCGCTCGCCGCCGCCGTGATGGCCGAGCTGCCGGCCCTCAAGCTGGAGCGCGCGCGCTTCACCGTCGAGATCGCCACCGATCCCGAGGGCGGGGCGGAGGAGGGGATCGATACGGTCGAGTTCCACGTCCAGACCAACCCCGGCACGCGTCCCGGCCCGATCATGAAAGTGGCGTCCGGGGGCGAGCTCTCGCGCTTCCTGCTGGCGCTGAAGGTCGCGCTTGCCGACCGCGGCTCGGCGCCGACGCTCGTCTTCGACGAGATCGACACCGGCGTCGGCGGCGCGGTGGCCGATGCCATCGGCCAGCGGCTGAAGCGGCTCTCCTCCACGGTGCAGGTGCTTTCCGTCACCCACGCCCCGCAGGTCGCCGCCCGCGCGGCGACGCATCTCCTCATCTCCAAGGGCCCGGTCGAGGGCAGCGAGACCGTCGCCACCCGCGTCGCCCGCATGGACGACGGCGCCCGCACGGAAGAGATCGCCCGCATGCTGGCCGGCGCTTCCGTGACCGACGAGGCGCGGGCGGCGGCGGCAAGGTTGCTGTCGGGCGGGGTGTAG